Proteins co-encoded in one Metabacillus sp. KUDC1714 genomic window:
- the spoIIAB gene encoding anti-sigma F factor: protein MKNEMNLQFSALSQNESFARVTVAAFIAQLDPTMDELTEIKTVVSEAVTNAIIHGYENDPNGIVFISVTLEDDVIHMTIRDEGIGIADIEEARQPLYTTKPELERSGMGFTIMENFMDEIKVESLETRGTTVRLTKHLSKSKALCN from the coding sequence ATGAAAAATGAAATGAACCTCCAATTTTCAGCACTTAGTCAAAATGAATCCTTTGCAAGGGTCACGGTAGCAGCATTTATTGCACAACTTGATCCGACAATGGATGAATTGACGGAAATAAAAACAGTCGTTTCTGAGGCAGTGACAAATGCGATCATTCATGGATATGAAAATGATCCAAATGGTATTGTGTTCATTTCAGTTACATTAGAGGATGATGTCATCCATATGACAATTCGTGATGAAGGTATAGGGATTGCTGACATTGAAGAAGCGAGACAACCTCTCTATACAACAAAGCCTGAACTTGAACGATCAGGTATGGGTTTTACAATCATGGAGAATTTTATGGATGAAATTAAGGTAGAGTCGTTAGAAACAAGAGGTACAACAGTTAGGCTGACAAAACACTTATCGAAAAGTAAAGCTTTATGCAATTAA
- the spoIIAA gene encoding anti-sigma F factor antagonist has protein sequence MSLAIELDVKEAVLCVRLSGELDHHAAEELRAKVTETLATNPIKHIMLNLENLSFMDSSGLGVILGRYKQIKASGGEMVVCAISPAVKRLFDMSGLFKIIRLEDDEQKALQTLGVAS, from the coding sequence TTGAGTCTAGCGATTGAACTTGATGTGAAGGAAGCTGTATTATGTGTAAGACTTTCAGGTGAGCTTGATCATCATGCAGCTGAAGAATTACGTGCAAAAGTTACAGAGACGTTAGCCACGAATCCTATTAAGCATATTATGTTAAATCTTGAAAATTTATCGTTTATGGATAGCTCCGGTTTGGGTGTGATTTTAGGAAGATACAAACAAATTAAAGCTTCAGGTGGAGAGATGGTTGTGTGTGCAATTTCTCCTGCTGTAAAACGATTATTTGATATGTCAGGGTTATTTAAAATTATCCGTTTAGAAGATGATGAGCAAAAAGCACTGCAAACATTGGGGGTGGCATCATGA
- a CDS encoding D-alanyl-D-alanine carboxypeptidase family protein, with the protein MKRILSCFTLIAMLISVTPVAFAKESTTVELADKAKSAVLIERDTGTILYDKNSDEKLPPASMTKIMTMLLIMESLENNQIKWDEKVRTSEYAASMGGSQIFLEAGEEMTVEQMLKGIAIGSGNDASVAMAEKIAGSTEQFVNMMNKKVEELGLKNTHFKNPTGLPEPDHYSSAHDMALMAKELLKYEEITKFTGKYEDYLREGTDKKFWLVNTNRLVKFYPGVDGVKTGFTNEAKYCLTATAKKDNMRVIAVVFGADTPKDRNAQVTKMLDYAFSQYQTHPLFEKDHVLTKVNVSKGSEKEANLMTSEPISVLTKKGENVDDVTQEIVMKKDVKAPIEKGDELGSLQLKKDDKILAESKLVAEKDISEASWWQLFKRVMGDFTKSS; encoded by the coding sequence ATGAAACGGATACTTTCTTGTTTTACGCTTATAGCAATGCTTATTTCTGTCACACCAGTGGCATTTGCCAAAGAATCTACAACTGTCGAACTTGCAGATAAAGCGAAGTCAGCTGTTTTAATCGAACGAGATACGGGAACGATTTTGTACGATAAAAATAGTGATGAAAAGCTGCCTCCAGCAAGTATGACAAAAATAATGACGATGCTATTAATTATGGAATCGCTCGAAAATAATCAAATTAAATGGGATGAAAAAGTTCGTACAAGTGAATATGCTGCTTCAATGGGCGGTTCGCAGATTTTCTTAGAGGCCGGAGAAGAAATGACTGTCGAGCAAATGTTAAAAGGTATTGCGATTGGATCGGGAAATGATGCTTCAGTTGCAATGGCTGAAAAAATAGCAGGCTCTACAGAACAGTTTGTAAATATGATGAACAAGAAAGTAGAAGAGCTAGGCTTAAAAAATACTCATTTTAAAAATCCGACAGGTTTGCCTGAGCCTGACCATTATAGCTCAGCTCATGACATGGCTTTAATGGCAAAAGAATTATTAAAGTATGAAGAAATTACGAAATTTACCGGTAAATATGAGGATTATTTACGAGAAGGAACTGACAAGAAATTCTGGCTAGTTAATACGAATCGCCTTGTTAAGTTTTATCCAGGTGTTGATGGAGTGAAAACTGGGTTTACAAATGAAGCGAAGTATTGCTTAACGGCAACTGCAAAAAAAGATAATATGCGTGTAATTGCAGTTGTTTTTGGAGCAGATACACCGAAAGACCGTAATGCACAAGTAACAAAAATGCTAGATTATGCATTTAGTCAGTATCAAACACATCCTCTATTTGAAAAAGATCATGTTTTAACAAAGGTGAATGTAAGTAAGGGTAGTGAAAAAGAAGCAAACTTAATGACATCTGAGCCAATTTCAGTCCTTACTAAAAAGGGTGAAAATGTGGATGATGTGACTCAAGAGATTGTGATGAAAAAAGATGTGAAAGCACCTATTGAAAAAGGTGATGAGCTAGGTTCTCTTCAATTAAAGAAAGATGACAAAATTCTGGCTGAAAGCAAATTAGTAGCCGAAAAAGATATTTCAGAAGCGAGCTGGTGGCAGTTATTTAAACGGGTAATGGGGGATTTTACAAAGTCTAGCTAA
- a CDS encoding pyrimidine-nucleoside phosphorylase yields MRMVDLIEKKRDGQELTKEEIHHIIKAYTSGDIPDYQMSAFTMAVYFQGMTDNERAELTMAMVHSGDTIDLSEIQGIKVDKHSTGGVGDTTTLVLGPLVAAVGVPVAKMSGRGLGHTGGTIDKLESVPGFHVEIENKQFIELVNKNKIAVIGQSGNLTPADKKLYGLRDVTATVNSIPLIASSIMSKKIAAGADAIVLDVKTGAGAFMKDLEDSKELAKAMVDIGNLVGRRTMAVISDMSQPLGYAIGNALEVKEAIDTLSGKGPTDLEELCLTLGSYMVLLAEKAKTLDEARSMLVEVMSNGDALKTLKIFLEAQGGDGSVVDHPDTLPQAKFIVELEAEQEGYVSEIIADSVGTAAMLLGAGRATKESQIDLAVGLILNKKIGDFVKKGESLVTIHSNQENIDDVMNKLYSSISISSSEVKAPKLIYATVE; encoded by the coding sequence ATGAGAATGGTTGATTTAATTGAGAAAAAAAGAGATGGCCAAGAATTAACAAAAGAAGAAATCCATCATATCATTAAAGCCTATACTTCTGGTGATATTCCAGATTATCAAATGAGTGCTTTTACAATGGCTGTTTATTTCCAAGGTATGACAGACAATGAGCGTGCAGAGCTAACAATGGCCATGGTCCATTCCGGTGACACAATCGATTTAAGTGAAATTCAAGGAATTAAAGTGGATAAGCACAGTACAGGTGGAGTTGGTGATACTACAACACTTGTATTAGGCCCATTAGTAGCTGCAGTCGGTGTGCCCGTTGCAAAAATGTCAGGACGTGGTTTAGGTCATACAGGCGGTACAATCGATAAACTAGAATCCGTACCTGGCTTTCACGTAGAAATAGAAAATAAACAATTTATTGAGCTAGTGAATAAAAACAAAATCGCTGTAATCGGTCAAAGTGGGAACCTTACCCCGGCTGATAAAAAGCTATATGGATTACGTGATGTTACAGCAACGGTAAATAGCATTCCACTCATTGCAAGCTCCATCATGAGTAAAAAAATTGCAGCAGGTGCAGATGCCATCGTATTAGATGTAAAAACGGGCGCCGGTGCGTTCATGAAAGATCTAGAGGATTCAAAAGAACTTGCCAAAGCAATGGTTGACATTGGAAATTTAGTTGGTCGGAGAACAATGGCCGTTATTTCTGATATGAGCCAGCCATTAGGATACGCAATTGGCAATGCACTAGAAGTAAAAGAAGCAATTGATACCTTAAGTGGAAAAGGACCAACAGACTTGGAAGAGCTTTGTTTAACACTAGGTAGCTACATGGTCCTCTTAGCTGAAAAAGCAAAGACACTAGATGAAGCTCGATCAATGCTTGTGGAAGTCATGAGCAACGGAGATGCACTGAAAACACTGAAAATATTTTTAGAAGCGCAAGGTGGAGATGGATCTGTTGTTGATCATCCAGATACTCTACCACAAGCGAAGTTTATCGTTGAACTAGAGGCAGAACAAGAAGGCTACGTTTCTGAGATTATTGCTGACTCAGTTGGAACTGCAGCCATGCTACTCGGAGCAGGACGTGCAACAAAAGAATCACAAATTGATTTAGCAGTTGGCTTAATATTAAATAAAAAAATTGGTGACTTTGTTAAAAAAGGTGAATCTCTTGTTACGATTCACAGCAACCAAGAAAATATAGATGACGTGATGAACAAGTTGTATAGTAGCATATCGATATCCAGTAGTGAGGTAAAAGCACCGAAATTGATTTATGCCACGGTGGAATAG